The sequence ACCCGGCGAAGATCCCGGGCGCCGAGAAGGTGTTCCCGGAGTTCATCAACAAATACGACGACGGCCGCATCGCCGGCGTCGCGGCGGTGGCCTGGTTCATCACCCTCGTCACCAACACCGAGACCTATGCCGAGGCGCCGGCCAGCTGGGCGGCGCTGTGGGACAAGGCGAACGAGGGCAAGGTCGGCCTGATGGCGCTGGCCAGCAACTCCTTCCTGCTGGAGATCACCGCCCACACCTTCTTCGGCGGCAACACCGACATCCTGTCGACCAATGAGGGCGTCGAGAAGGTGCTGGCCAAGCTGGCCGAGCTGAAGCCGAACGTGTCGCTGTGGTACCGCGACGAGGGCCAGTTCCAGAACGCCCTGCAGTCGGGCGAGATCCCGATGGGCGAGTACTATCACGACGTCACCGGCCTCGCGATCAAGGACGGCTTCCCGGTGCGCTCGACCTTCCCGAAGGAGGGCGGCGTGTCCGACCGCGGCTCCTGGGCCGTCAGCAAGGCGTCGAAGAAGCTGGAGGAGGCGCAGGTCTTCATCGACTTCATGTGCCAGCCGGCGCAGCAGGAGCTGCTGTCGCGCAAGGTCGGCACGGCGCCGATCGTGCCGCGTGAGATGCTGACCCTGTCGGCGGAGGAGTTCGCCGCCGTCTCCAGCGACATCAAGCCGATCATCCCGGACTACAAGCTGTACACCGAACGCGGCGACTGGGTCGCGGAGAAGTGGACGGCGATGATCACCGGCTGATAGAGAGCGCGCCCCGGCTGCGGAGCCCGCGGCCGGGGCCTTACCTCCGAGACAGGACCCGCGCCGCATGCACGAGCTCCGCCTCCAGGGCATCGCCAAGGATTACGGCCGGGTCACCGCCGTCACCGATGTCGACCTGGCCGTCCCGGCCGGCAAGCTGGTCTGCTTCCTCGGCCCCTCGGGCTGCGGCAAGACCACGCTGCTGCGCATCATCGCCGGCCTGGAATCCCCGACCAAGGGCCAGCTGCTGCTGGACGGCCGCGACGTCACCCCGGTGCCGACGCACCAGCGCAACTTCGGCATGGTGTTCCAGTCCCTGGCGCTGTTCGACCACCTGACGGTCGGCGAGAACATCGCCTATGCCCTGCGCATCCGCGGCGCCGACAAGGCGACGCAGCGCAGGCGGGCGGAGGAGCTGCTGGCCATGGTGCAGCTGCCCGGCGTGGCCGACCGCCACGTCTCGCAGCTGTCCGGCGGCCAGCGCCAGCGCGTCGCCATCGCCCGGGCGCTGGCGATCGACCCCAGCCTGTTCCTCCTGGACGAGCCGCTGTCGGCGCTGGACGCCAAGCTGCGCGAGGCGATGCAGATCGAGCTGCGGCAGCTGCAGCAGCGCCTGGGCGTCACCACCATCCTGGTCACCCACGACCAGCGCGAGGCCATGACCATGGCCGACCTGATCGTGGTGATGGGCAACGGGCGGATCCAGCAGGCCGGCGCGCCGCTGGAGATCTATCGCCGCCCGGCCAACGCCTTCGTCGCCGACTTCATCGGCACCGGCAACCTGCTGCCGGTCCGGGTCGACGGCGGGGCCCTGCGCCTCGGCGACGCGGTGCTGACCGCGAGCGAGGGGCTGGACGGGCTTCAGCCCGGCGCCGGCGCCACCCTGCTGGTCCGGCCGGAGGAGGTGCAGCTGCGCCCGGCCGGCGAGGCGGGCCCGAACCGGGTGGCGGGCACGGTCGACTTCGTGCGCGACGTCGGCAACTCGGTCGAAGTCTATGTCGATTGCGCCGGCACCCGCCTCGTCGCCGCCGCCGCGCGCAAGGATCTGCCCCCGATCGCGGCCGGCCAGACCGTGACGGTCGAGCTGCCGCCCGACTCCTGCGTGGTGCTGGCGGCATGACCGCGATGTCCCCGACCTCGGCGCCGCTGCCTTCCCACTCTCCCCCTCCCCTTGCGGGAGGGTGGGGGAGGGGTCTGCGCGCGTCCGCGCGCGAATGCTCCGGATCCCGCCGCCTGGAACCGGGGGCCAATATGGCAGCATGGGATCCGGCTGAGACAGCCCCTCCCTACCCCTCCCGCATAATTGGGAAGGCTGCGCCCTCGACACTTTCGGGAGGCCCGCATGACCGCGCCCGCCATGACCGCGGCATCGGCCGCCCCGGCGCCCGCCCCGTCCGCCCCCCGCGGCCTCCTCGCCCGGCTTCCGGCGCTGTGGCCGGCGGCGATGCTGGCCGTCTTCTTTCTGATCCCCTTCGTGATCATGGTGGCGTTCAGCTTCTATCACCGGGTCGAGGGCGGGCTGTACCAGCCGGCCTTCGAGCTGGAGAACTACGCCCGGTTCTGGACGCCGCTGTTCACCCGGGTGCTGGGCTTCTCGCTGATGATCTGCGGCCTCGCCGCCGTGATCTGCGTCACCGCCGCGGTGCCCTTCACCTGGTTCCTCAGCCGCACCCGGCGGCGGGCGCAGGTGGCTTGGCTGGTCTGCATCCTGTCGATCCTGTCGCTGTCCGAAGTGATCATGGGCTTCGCCTGGTCGATCCTGCTGTCGCGCTCGGCCGGCCTGTCCAACCTGCTGGTCACGCTCGGCATCCTGTCCTCGCCCGAGGCCTGGACGCCGAGCTTCGGCGCGCTGCTGATGGGCCTCTGCTTCATCGGCTTCCCCTATTCGGTGCTGATGCTGTACCCGGCGGTGAACCGCCTCGACCCCGAGATCACCGAGGCCGCCCGCACCCTCGGCGCCTCGCCGCTGCGCGGTTTCTTCACCGTGGTGATCCCGTCGCTGCGCCAGGCGATCCTGGCGACCGCCATCCTGGTCTTCGTCTTCACCCTCGGCTGCTATGTGCTGCCGCAGGTGCTGGGCAAGCCGGAGCACTGGACCCTGTCGGTGCTGATCACCGACCAGGCGATCTACCAGTCGAACATCCCCTTCGCCGCGGCGCTGGCGGTGTTCCTGGTGCTGGTCAGCCTGGCCCTGATCGGCCTGACCCTGCTGCTCGGCCAAGGGCGGAGGCGCTGACCATGGGCCGCGCCCTCTCCCGCCTCTATATGGGCCTGATCGGGGCCGTGCTGCTGGCGCCGATCATCGTCATCATCGGCGTGTCGCTGAACGAGAAGAAGCGCCTGCTGTTCCCGCCGCAGGGCCTGTCCTTCGCCTGGTACGGCGAGATGCTGCAGGACCCGGAATGGGTCGGGGCGCTGAGCAACAGCGTGGTCATCGCCGTGCTCGCCGCGGCCCTGTCGGTGTCGATCGCGCTGCCGATGGCCTGGTATCTCTGGCGCTGGAACCCGCGCTGGGGCCGCGCCCTCTACACCCTCGGCATCGCCCCCTTCATCCTGCCGCCGGTGGTCTCGGCCCTGGGCTTCCTGATCTTCTGGCAGATCGTCGGCCTGTACGGGCACATCGCCGCCACCATCGTCTCGCACGGCATCTTCTTCGTCACCCTGCCGCTGGTGAACATCGCCCTCGGCCTGGCCTCGATCGACAAGGCGGCGGTGGAGGCGGCGCGCACGCTGGGGGCCGACGAGCGCACGGTGTTCCGCACCATCGTGCTGCCCTCGGTCAGGCCCTACATCATCTCCGGCTACGCCTTCGCCTTCGTGCTGAGCCTGAACGAGTACATCGTCGCCTACATGGTGGCGGGGTCGACGGTGGAGACGCTGCCGATCAAGATCTTCAACGCCCTGCGCTACGGCTACACCCCGGTGATGGCGGCGGTGACGGCGCTGTTCGTGCTGGTGGCGGCGCTGGTGTTCTCGCTGGTCGCCTGGCGCGGCGACCTGCCGCGTCTTCTGGGAGCCACCCGGCCGCCGCGTTGACCTATCCTGCCGCTTCGTTTCCCGATTCGGCGGCCCGACAGATCCATGCTTCCAGCCTTCCTGCGGTGGCACCTGCCAGCCCTTTTCCTCCTGCTGGCCGCCACCCCGGCTCCCGCCGATCCGCTCAGCGACGGGTTCGAGGGCGGGCGCATTCCGCCGCAGGTGTGGTCGCCCTGCCGCCGGCCCGAGGGGCGCTTCTTCATCGACGACGCGCTGGCGCGCTCCGGCAAGTACTCCGCCGGCATGGCGCTGCTGCCGACGCCGGACCTGCCGCCTGAGATCGAGGCGGTGAACACCGAGCACCGGCGCAGCGGCTGCATCGATTCCGACAAGGACATGGACTTCATGGCCGGCAGCGACCAGCGGGCCGAGCTGTGGCTGCGCGAGACCGAGGAGAAGGGCGCCGACCTCTGGTACGGCTTCAGCTTCCGGATCGACGCGCCGCCGGCGCCCGAGGCCGATGGCCGGCGCCTCCTGGTCGGGCAATGGAAGCAGGCCGGGCAGTACAGCCCGTTCCTCGGCCAGCGCTTCCGCAACCGGAAGTTCTACCTGACCGTGGAGCAGGACGGGCCGGCCCGGCTGCAGCAGTGCCGGGTGCTGGTGGCCTGGGAGGACGGCTACGACTTCTCCGACTTCCCGCCGCATCTGAGCTTCCTGCATGACGGCTTCGACGAGACCGGCGCTAGGCTGCCGCCCGACTACACCGCCGATTGCGGCAGCAATCTCAGCATCGACCGCAAGGCGTCGCTGCCGTCGCCCTACGGCGCCTGGGTCGACATGGTGGTCCACATCAAGGTGAATGCGCAGCCGGACGACCTGATCGAGGTCTGGGCCAACGGCCGGCAGATCGTCACGGTCCGCGGCCGGCTTGGCTATCGCGACAGCGGCCGGCAGTACTTCAAGATCGGGCCGTATCGCGACCCCGGCGACACGCCGGTGGTGGCGCATCTCGACAATTTCGGCCTGGGCCGCAGCTTCGAGGAGGTCGACCCCCGGCGGTTCGATAAATAGGTCGCACCGCTTGGCTGCGCCCGGCCGGCCGCCTATCCTGCCCGCGGCCCCGACACCGCCGGGACGATCATGCTCGCAGCCCTGTCGCGACGGCTTCTGCTGCCGGCCGTCCTGATCCTCGCCACAGCCCCGACCGCCGCCGCGCCCGCCGGCGCCGACATCGCCGATGGATTCGAATCGGGCCGCATCGATCCGGACATCTGGGCCCCCTGCCCGCGAGCGGAGAACCGCTTCTTCATCGAGGAGTCCCTGGTGCGGTCCGGCCGCTACGCCGCCGGCATGGCCCTGCTGCCGGACGCCACGATGCCGCCGGCCATTCCCTCGGTCGAGGTGCAGCGCCGGCGCAGCGGCTGCCTCGACACCGCGCCGGGCGCGGTGTTCGAGCCGGAGGACGACCAGCGCGCCGAGCTGTGGCTGCAATCGACCGAGGCGCCGGGCGCCGAAAGCTGGTTCGGCTTCAGCTTCCGCATCGACGGGCCGGCCGCGACGGCCGACGGCAACCGTCTGGTGATCGGCCAGTGGAAGCAGAGCGGCAGCCGCAGCCCGTTCCTGGCCCAGCGCTTCAAGAACGGCGCCTTCCACCTGACCGTCGAACAGGCGGGGCCATCGCCGGGCCAGCAGTGCCGAGTGCTGGTGGCCTGGCAGGACGGCTACGACTTCTCGGACTTCCCCAACGGCATCCGCAGCTTCCTGCATGGCGGCGCCGACGAGCTGGGCGCGGAGCTGCCGGCCGACCGCAGCGCCGAATGCAGCCGCGGCCTCGCCATTGACCGCAAGGCGTCTCTGCCCTCGCCCTTCGGCGCCTGGGTCGACATGGTGGTGCATCTGCGCGTCACCGGCCGGCCGGACGATCTGGTGGAGGTCTGGGCGGACGGCCGGCCGATCGCCGCGGTGCACGGCCCCGTCGGCTTCCCCGGCGGCGGCAACCAGTACTTCAAGTTCGGCCCCTATCGCGACCCGTCGCCGGTGCCGCTGGCGGTGCGGTTCGACAACTTCACCCGCGGCGACGGCTTCGCCGCGGTCGATCCCCGGCGCTTCGA comes from Inquilinus sp. Marseille-Q2685 and encodes:
- a CDS encoding heparin lyase I family protein, with the translated sequence MLPAFLRWHLPALFLLLAATPAPADPLSDGFEGGRIPPQVWSPCRRPEGRFFIDDALARSGKYSAGMALLPTPDLPPEIEAVNTEHRRSGCIDSDKDMDFMAGSDQRAELWLRETEEKGADLWYGFSFRIDAPPAPEADGRRLLVGQWKQAGQYSPFLGQRFRNRKFYLTVEQDGPARLQQCRVLVAWEDGYDFSDFPPHLSFLHDGFDETGARLPPDYTADCGSNLSIDRKASLPSPYGAWVDMVVHIKVNAQPDDLIEVWANGRQIVTVRGRLGYRDSGRQYFKIGPYRDPGDTPVVAHLDNFGLGRSFEEVDPRRFDK
- a CDS encoding PotD/PotF family extracellular solute-binding protein — encoded protein: MTREIYRYSPSRRTLLKLSAAGAALATVGRAPFVHAQERSIKIGTYGGYFEESFGKHVFPEFTKASGIKVEGVGEPTGEAWLVQLQTAANAGEAPADVSMMAQVAMLRGIKSGLWQALDPAKIPGAEKVFPEFINKYDDGRIAGVAAVAWFITLVTNTETYAEAPASWAALWDKANEGKVGLMALASNSFLLEITAHTFFGGNTDILSTNEGVEKVLAKLAELKPNVSLWYRDEGQFQNALQSGEIPMGEYYHDVTGLAIKDGFPVRSTFPKEGGVSDRGSWAVSKASKKLEEAQVFIDFMCQPAQQELLSRKVGTAPIVPREMLTLSAEEFAAVSSDIKPIIPDYKLYTERGDWVAEKWTAMITG
- a CDS encoding ABC transporter ATP-binding protein, giving the protein MHELRLQGIAKDYGRVTAVTDVDLAVPAGKLVCFLGPSGCGKTTLLRIIAGLESPTKGQLLLDGRDVTPVPTHQRNFGMVFQSLALFDHLTVGENIAYALRIRGADKATQRRRAEELLAMVQLPGVADRHVSQLSGGQRQRVAIARALAIDPSLFLLDEPLSALDAKLREAMQIELRQLQQRLGVTTILVTHDQREAMTMADLIVVMGNGRIQQAGAPLEIYRRPANAFVADFIGTGNLLPVRVDGGALRLGDAVLTASEGLDGLQPGAGATLLVRPEEVQLRPAGEAGPNRVAGTVDFVRDVGNSVEVYVDCAGTRLVAAAARKDLPPIAAGQTVTVELPPDSCVVLAA
- a CDS encoding ABC transporter permease, with the protein product MTAPAMTAASAAPAPAPSAPRGLLARLPALWPAAMLAVFFLIPFVIMVAFSFYHRVEGGLYQPAFELENYARFWTPLFTRVLGFSLMICGLAAVICVTAAVPFTWFLSRTRRRAQVAWLVCILSILSLSEVIMGFAWSILLSRSAGLSNLLVTLGILSSPEAWTPSFGALLMGLCFIGFPYSVLMLYPAVNRLDPEITEAARTLGASPLRGFFTVVIPSLRQAILATAILVFVFTLGCYVLPQVLGKPEHWTLSVLITDQAIYQSNIPFAAALAVFLVLVSLALIGLTLLLGQGRRR
- a CDS encoding heparin lyase I family protein; translation: MLAALSRRLLLPAVLILATAPTAAAPAGADIADGFESGRIDPDIWAPCPRAENRFFIEESLVRSGRYAAGMALLPDATMPPAIPSVEVQRRRSGCLDTAPGAVFEPEDDQRAELWLQSTEAPGAESWFGFSFRIDGPAATADGNRLVIGQWKQSGSRSPFLAQRFKNGAFHLTVEQAGPSPGQQCRVLVAWQDGYDFSDFPNGIRSFLHGGADELGAELPADRSAECSRGLAIDRKASLPSPFGAWVDMVVHLRVTGRPDDLVEVWADGRPIAAVHGPVGFPGGGNQYFKFGPYRDPSPVPLAVRFDNFTRGDGFAAVDPRRFDQ
- a CDS encoding ABC transporter permease; amino-acid sequence: MGRALSRLYMGLIGAVLLAPIIVIIGVSLNEKKRLLFPPQGLSFAWYGEMLQDPEWVGALSNSVVIAVLAAALSVSIALPMAWYLWRWNPRWGRALYTLGIAPFILPPVVSALGFLIFWQIVGLYGHIAATIVSHGIFFVTLPLVNIALGLASIDKAAVEAARTLGADERTVFRTIVLPSVRPYIISGYAFAFVLSLNEYIVAYMVAGSTVETLPIKIFNALRYGYTPVMAAVTALFVLVAALVFSLVAWRGDLPRLLGATRPPR